From Deltaproteobacteria bacterium, the proteins below share one genomic window:
- a CDS encoding alpha/beta hydrolase, with protein MALLPEIEQQTLVLQGTKDGMMPPESGQLLAREIPHAKLLYVYDAGHNVEVDQPERFVALVRDFFTRGEAFIVNPGDERAGVTAASRQPPA; from the coding sequence GTGGCCCTGTTGCCCGAGATCGAGCAACAGACCCTCGTGCTGCAGGGCACCAAGGACGGCATGATGCCGCCCGAGAGCGGCCAGCTCCTGGCGCGGGAGATTCCCCATGCCAAGCTGCTCTACGTCTACGACGCGGGTCACAACGTCGAGGTGGACCAGCCCGAGCGGTTCGTCGCCCTGGTGCGTGACTTCTTCACGCGCGGCGAAGCCTTCATCGTCAATCCAGGGGATGAACGAGCGGGCGTGACGGCGGCGTCGCGCCAACCTCCCGCGTGA